A stretch of the Lolium perenne isolate Kyuss_39 chromosome 3, Kyuss_2.0, whole genome shotgun sequence genome encodes the following:
- the LOC127341901 gene encoding probable protein phosphatase 2C 8 isoform X2 translates to MPSDGDGDAPAAETAPSSVLPWGDCPTLYLSYGIASLQGRLPELTDALAAVPSFTTLSPPLGLDYFGVFDGHFGAAVANRLSERLHGAISEQIESELSALFPRFLHGSRGDVEGWWREAIADAFLAVDEEVLMRGSATGTAAAGATALVALVLKDYLVLANCGVSRAVISRGGEAVQLTAEHRPNRPDEKQRVENAGGRVDESTNTVDGVLPTSRAFGSSAYKQYVTAEPEVRAVARDPRDEFLILATAGLWDHVSPAAACRLVERKLRSRVRVTTPWVASLGGRGSPTALAKELAEHAVRAGSPDNVSVVLVLFRDFWDDPVAAPAAPVVSASGRVMRPRRASAKYRPNQWFT, encoded by the exons ATGCCAAGCGACGGTGACGGCGACGCCCCAGCAGCGGAGACGGCGCCGTCGTCGGTTCTGCCGTGGGGCGACTGCCCGACGCTGTACCTCTCCTACGGCATCGCCTCTCTCCAGGGCAGGCTCCCGGAGCTGACGGACGCCCTTGCCGCCGTGCCGTCCTTCACGACGCTGTCGCCGCCCCTCGGCCTCGACTACTTCGGTGTCTTCGACGGCCACTTCGGCGCGGCCGTCGCCAACCGCCTGTCGGAGCGGCTGCACGGCGCCATTTCGGAGCAGATCGAGAGCGAGCTGTCCGCCCTGTTCCCGCGGTTCCTCCACGGGTCGCGGGGGGACGTCGAGGGATGGTGGAGGGAGGCCATCGCGGACGCGTTCCTGGCCGTCGACGAGGAGGTGCTCATGCGCGGATCGGCCACGGGCACGGCGGCTGCCGGCGCCACGGCTCTCGTGGCGCTGGTCCTGAAGGACTACCTCGTGCTCGCCAACTGTGGCGTTTCCAGGGCCGTCATCTCCCGCGGCGGCGAGGCCGTGCAGCTCACCGCCGAGCACCGG CCCAATAGGCCGGATGAGAAGCAGCGTGTGGAAAACGCCGGAGGCCGCGTGGACGAATCAACCAACACCGTGGACGGCGTTCTGCCAACCTCCCGCGCGTTCG GGAGCTCTGCGTACAAGCAGTACGTGACGGCGGAGCCGGAGGTGAGGGCGGTGGCCCGCGACCCGCGCGACGAGTTCCTGATCCTGGCCACGGCGGGGCTGTGGGACCACGTGTCGCCGGCGGCGGCGTGCCGCCTGGTGGAGCGGAAGCTGCGCAGCAGGGTGCGGGTCACGACGCCGTGGGTGGCCTCGCTGGGCGGGAGGGGCTCCCCGACGGCGCTGGCCAAGGAGCTGGCGGAGCACGCGGTGCGCGCGGGCAGCCCGGACAACGTgagcgtcgtcctcgtcctcttcagggacttctgggatgaTCCCGTCGCCGCCCCTGCTGCTCCGGTGGTGTCGGCCAGCGGGCGGGTCATGCGCCCACGGCGGGCCAGCGCCAAGTACAGGCCGAACCAGTGGTTCACCTGA
- the LOC127341901 gene encoding probable protein phosphatase 2C 8 isoform X1 — protein sequence MPSDGDGDAPAAETAPSSVLPWGDCPTLYLSYGIASLQGRLPELTDALAAVPSFTTLSPPLGLDYFGVFDGHFGAAVANRLSERLHGAISEQIESELSALFPRFLHGSRGDVEGWWREAIADAFLAVDEEVLMRGSATGTAAAGATALVALVLKDYLVLANCGVSRAVISRGGEAVQLTAEHRYTHVVSREQPNRPDEKQRVENAGGRVDESTNTVDGVLPTSRAFGSSAYKQYVTAEPEVRAVARDPRDEFLILATAGLWDHVSPAAACRLVERKLRSRVRVTTPWVASLGGRGSPTALAKELAEHAVRAGSPDNVSVVLVLFRDFWDDPVAAPAAPVVSASGRVMRPRRASAKYRPNQWFT from the exons ATGCCAAGCGACGGTGACGGCGACGCCCCAGCAGCGGAGACGGCGCCGTCGTCGGTTCTGCCGTGGGGCGACTGCCCGACGCTGTACCTCTCCTACGGCATCGCCTCTCTCCAGGGCAGGCTCCCGGAGCTGACGGACGCCCTTGCCGCCGTGCCGTCCTTCACGACGCTGTCGCCGCCCCTCGGCCTCGACTACTTCGGTGTCTTCGACGGCCACTTCGGCGCGGCCGTCGCCAACCGCCTGTCGGAGCGGCTGCACGGCGCCATTTCGGAGCAGATCGAGAGCGAGCTGTCCGCCCTGTTCCCGCGGTTCCTCCACGGGTCGCGGGGGGACGTCGAGGGATGGTGGAGGGAGGCCATCGCGGACGCGTTCCTGGCCGTCGACGAGGAGGTGCTCATGCGCGGATCGGCCACGGGCACGGCGGCTGCCGGCGCCACGGCTCTCGTGGCGCTGGTCCTGAAGGACTACCTCGTGCTCGCCAACTGTGGCGTTTCCAGGGCCGTCATCTCCCGCGGCGGCGAGGCCGTGCAGCTCACCGCCGAGCACCGG TACACACATGTTGTGTCGCGTGAGCAGCCCAATAGGCCGGATGAGAAGCAGCGTGTGGAAAACGCCGGAGGCCGCGTGGACGAATCAACCAACACCGTGGACGGCGTTCTGCCAACCTCCCGCGCGTTCG GGAGCTCTGCGTACAAGCAGTACGTGACGGCGGAGCCGGAGGTGAGGGCGGTGGCCCGCGACCCGCGCGACGAGTTCCTGATCCTGGCCACGGCGGGGCTGTGGGACCACGTGTCGCCGGCGGCGGCGTGCCGCCTGGTGGAGCGGAAGCTGCGCAGCAGGGTGCGGGTCACGACGCCGTGGGTGGCCTCGCTGGGCGGGAGGGGCTCCCCGACGGCGCTGGCCAAGGAGCTGGCGGAGCACGCGGTGCGCGCGGGCAGCCCGGACAACGTgagcgtcgtcctcgtcctcttcagggacttctgggatgaTCCCGTCGCCGCCCCTGCTGCTCCGGTGGTGTCGGCCAGCGGGCGGGTCATGCGCCCACGGCGGGCCAGCGCCAAGTACAGGCCGAACCAGTGGTTCACCTGA